In Pseudomonas lalkuanensis, the following are encoded in one genomic region:
- a CDS encoding aminoglycoside phosphotransferase family protein: MHHEDLRLQQLSQWLDQQLPTLFAAEGWGPVPAATLVPASSDASFRRYFRWEADGRTLILMDAPPPREDCRPFVKVAGMLAEAGVHVPRILAADVEQGFLILDDLGRQTYLDVINADNADALFDDALQALLTFQKSSLDVPMPSYDDALLRRELQLFPEWYLQRHLGVELEGERLAAWQRTSDLLIDSALAQPQVLVHRDYMPRNLMLSAPNPGVLDFQDAVYGPVTYDVTCLFKDAFLSWPEERVAAWLERYWTQARAAGIPVHADFAEFRRASDLMGVQRHLKVIGIFARICHRDGKPKYLGDVPRFFTYIKAVIERRPELAELGELLASLPRDEAVAQ; encoded by the coding sequence ATGCACCACGAAGACCTGCGCCTTCAGCAGCTGAGCCAATGGCTGGACCAGCAGTTGCCCACCCTGTTCGCTGCCGAAGGCTGGGGCCCCGTGCCCGCCGCCACGCTGGTTCCGGCCAGCAGCGACGCCAGCTTTCGCCGTTACTTCCGCTGGGAGGCCGACGGCCGCACCCTGATCCTGATGGACGCGCCGCCGCCGCGTGAAGACTGCCGCCCCTTCGTCAAGGTGGCCGGCATGCTCGCCGAAGCGGGTGTGCATGTGCCGCGCATCCTGGCTGCCGATGTCGAGCAGGGCTTCCTGATCCTCGATGATCTGGGGCGCCAGACCTACCTTGACGTCATCAATGCCGATAACGCCGACGCTCTGTTCGATGACGCCCTGCAGGCACTGCTGACGTTCCAGAAGAGCAGCCTCGACGTCCCCATGCCCAGCTACGACGATGCCCTGCTGCGTCGAGAACTGCAGCTGTTCCCCGAGTGGTACCTGCAACGTCACCTCGGGGTCGAGCTGGAAGGCGAGCGCCTGGCGGCCTGGCAACGCACTTCCGACCTGCTGATCGACAGCGCCCTGGCTCAGCCGCAGGTGCTGGTGCATCGCGACTACATGCCGCGCAACCTGATGCTGAGCGCCCCGAACCCGGGCGTGCTGGACTTCCAGGATGCCGTCTACGGCCCGGTCACCTACGACGTCACCTGCCTGTTCAAGGATGCCTTCCTCAGCTGGCCCGAGGAGCGCGTCGCCGCTTGGCTGGAACGCTACTGGACCCAGGCCCGCGCGGCGGGGATTCCGGTCCATGCCGACTTCGCCGAGTTCCGCCGTGCCAGCGACCTGATGGGCGTGCAGCGCCACCTCAAGGTCATCGGCATCTTCGCGCGCATCTGCCATCGCGACGGCAAGCCCAAGTACCTGGGCGATGTGCCGCGCTTCTTCACCTATATAAAGGCAGTGATCGAGCGTCGTCCGGAACTGGCCGAACTGGGTGAGCTGCTCGCCAGCCTGCCCCGGGACGAGGCCGTCGCCCAATGA
- a CDS encoding TerB family tellurite resistance protein, which produces MVWPATLIGAAAGFALASIPGAMLGALLGQVFDRRLKLESWGDLRARLRGDPAIEEQDLLFVLLGRLAKSDGRVQDAHIQQARLEMKRVGLDAAATRRAIAAFNRGKAGSDNLQPSLRVLKDERLTVERLLRSCWQMAAADGRIGQHERELILQWGHWLGLPTSRIEALGAGYDIPHGLPPKPGNSYKEALILLGVTADCEPAVIKRAYRRLLSQNHPDKLAGSGASPALVRAATDRTRELHSAYNLIRERHGFR; this is translated from the coding sequence TTGGTCTGGCCTGCCACTCTGATAGGCGCCGCGGCCGGTTTCGCCCTGGCGAGCATCCCGGGTGCGATGCTGGGTGCGCTGCTGGGCCAGGTATTCGACCGGCGCCTGAAACTGGAGTCCTGGGGCGACCTGCGTGCGCGCCTGCGGGGCGATCCGGCCATCGAAGAGCAGGATCTGCTGTTCGTCCTGCTCGGCCGTCTGGCCAAGAGCGATGGGCGGGTGCAGGACGCCCACATCCAGCAGGCGCGCTTGGAAATGAAACGGGTCGGCCTGGACGCCGCCGCTACCCGTCGGGCCATTGCGGCTTTCAACCGAGGCAAGGCCGGCAGCGACAATCTGCAGCCCAGCCTGCGCGTGTTGAAGGACGAGCGACTGACTGTGGAACGCCTGCTGCGCAGTTGTTGGCAGATGGCGGCTGCCGATGGCCGGATCGGTCAACACGAGCGCGAGCTCATCCTGCAATGGGGGCATTGGCTCGGCCTTCCGACATCCCGGATCGAGGCGCTGGGGGCGGGTTACGACATCCCCCATGGCCTGCCACCCAAGCCTGGTAACAGCTACAAGGAAGCCCTGATCCTGCTGGGGGTGACCGCCGACTGCGAACCAGCGGTGATCAAGCGTGCCTACCGCCGCCTGCTCAGCCAGAACCACCCGGACAAGCTTGCCGGCTCGGGCGCAAGTCCCGCGCTGGTGCGTGCCGCTACCGACCGCACCCGCGAACTGCACAGCGCCTACAACCTGATCCGCGAGCGTCACGGTTTCCGCTGA
- a CDS encoding alpha/beta hydrolase family protein, whose amino-acid sequence MPRAIRPALAALCLALLPASPVLQAEEDAAAPKETAPAVERAPLEERSQEEASNLARQLPAREQQQLKAGEESFLVLWQPANVSEPSGLVILLPGEGESADWPEAIGPLRRKLPDSGWSTLSVTLPDPSGDPPPPRPLKTGEPSKAEPAVSPEKAEEEGPANTEQAGSAEPDTDPAPPPLSRDAIQKTQTERVFARIDAALAFARQQNPGAIVLLGHGTGAYWATQYLTASEPKDVRNLLLVAAELPTGYEPALEDSLPALKLATGDFYYKDQPTDRDAALRRLHASKRQKHPAYIQIAMKGLPADRRTEQEQLIRRIRGWLSLHLEADASKAPSKAASGPSI is encoded by the coding sequence ATGCCTCGTGCCATTCGCCCTGCCCTCGCGGCCCTTTGCCTCGCCCTGCTGCCCGCCTCCCCCGTGCTGCAGGCGGAAGAAGACGCCGCCGCGCCGAAGGAAACCGCACCGGCGGTAGAGCGGGCACCCCTGGAAGAACGCAGCCAGGAGGAGGCCAGCAACCTGGCGCGCCAGCTCCCCGCGCGGGAGCAACAGCAGCTCAAGGCCGGCGAGGAGAGTTTCCTCGTGCTCTGGCAGCCCGCGAATGTCAGTGAGCCCAGCGGGCTGGTGATTCTCCTCCCCGGCGAAGGCGAGAGCGCCGACTGGCCCGAGGCCATCGGGCCACTGCGGCGCAAACTGCCGGACTCCGGCTGGAGCACCCTCTCCGTGACCCTGCCGGACCCCAGCGGCGACCCGCCGCCGCCCCGCCCGCTGAAGACCGGGGAGCCGTCCAAGGCGGAGCCGGCGGTAAGTCCGGAAAAGGCCGAGGAGGAAGGCCCTGCCAATACCGAGCAGGCCGGTAGCGCCGAACCCGATACCGATCCGGCACCTCCGCCGCTGTCCCGCGATGCCATCCAGAAGACCCAGACCGAGCGCGTGTTCGCCCGTATCGACGCGGCACTGGCCTTCGCCCGCCAGCAGAATCCCGGGGCGATCGTGCTGTTGGGGCATGGCACCGGCGCCTACTGGGCAACGCAGTACCTCACCGCCAGTGAACCGAAGGATGTGCGCAACCTCCTGCTGGTGGCCGCGGAATTGCCCACTGGCTACGAGCCCGCGCTGGAAGATTCATTGCCCGCACTGAAACTGGCCACCGGCGACTTCTATTACAAAGACCAGCCCACCGACCGCGATGCCGCCCTGCGTCGCCTGCACGCGAGCAAGCGGCAGAAGCACCCGGCCTATATCCAGATCGCCATGAAAGGTCTACCGGCCGATCGGCGCACCGAACAGGAGCAGCTCATCCGGCGCATTCGCGGCTGGCTGAGCCTGCATCTGGAAGCGGACGCCAGCAAGGCGCCATCAAAGGCCGCTTCAGGCCCCTCGATCTAG
- a CDS encoding PAS domain-containing sensor histidine kinase: protein MIRALLSLLFACCLAMPAPAAPSHLPLDESQRQWLENHPQLRVGAALQAPYVQLDRRLQQLSGANVELMGWLARDLGVELVWRTYDSQVELEQAMRSGQIDLAPGLGQTPAGLRLWLFSDPYLRVSQLLVGEREGSAAVDLEQLDATSPVALRQPSAVADYLRATYSNLDLKPMASERQALQALLAEQVRYAVLDEAQLSRLSREQEFAGLAVVGDIGFPQLLRVASRRDWPELAAIIDIALRSLPAKDLDQLHERWLQPKYPRLGESAGFWQNLSLLLGVLLLTAAAIIAWLRRQRRRLERQLLDARHALQLREAAEEALRLTQFSIDHSTLGILWVNWDSHVRYANRAAEQMLGYAPGSLADRPLADFQPELNMDRWLDLWRRARNSDEGPLSSETRCLRPDGSWLPADVSLSFLRFGSSEYLVVFLSDATERRRAREALEESEARLKGIASNVPGLVFRLERPKAGAPSDFAFIGEGSEGLVGYSASELLDTGRGIRGLVHPDDRDGYWESQMRALDADRDWHWQGRILTRDGALRWADIKASARVFDDGRAVWDGVVWDITSNKQIELELGASRAQLRELSAHLESVREEEKARIAREVHDELGQVLTVLKLETSMCELAYAGLDAGLKERLDSMKRLIAQLFQLVRDVATALRPPILDAGIASAIEWQARRFEARTQIPCLVEVPEQLPQLSDAKAVGLFRVLQEALTNVMRHAEAHTVAVRLSEEDDMICLRISDDGRGFDTGAKGGGSFGLVGMRERVLMLGGSLQIESQPGEGTTLCVRVALDKEKVA, encoded by the coding sequence ATGATCCGTGCGCTCCTGTCCCTGTTGTTCGCCTGCTGCCTGGCGATGCCCGCACCGGCCGCGCCAAGCCATCTGCCCCTGGACGAAAGTCAGCGGCAATGGCTCGAGAATCACCCCCAACTGCGTGTCGGCGCCGCGCTCCAGGCGCCCTATGTCCAGCTGGATCGTCGACTGCAGCAACTGTCGGGCGCCAACGTCGAGCTGATGGGCTGGCTGGCCAGGGACTTGGGCGTGGAGCTGGTCTGGCGCACCTACGACAGTCAGGTCGAGCTGGAGCAGGCCATGCGCAGCGGGCAGATCGACCTGGCCCCGGGCCTTGGCCAGACGCCTGCCGGCCTGCGTCTGTGGTTGTTCTCCGATCCCTACCTGCGGGTTTCCCAGTTGCTGGTGGGCGAGCGGGAGGGCAGTGCGGCGGTGGACCTGGAGCAGCTCGATGCCACCTCGCCCGTGGCCCTGCGCCAGCCGAGCGCCGTAGCCGATTACCTGCGCGCCACCTATTCCAACCTCGATCTCAAGCCGATGGCCAGCGAGCGGCAGGCGCTGCAGGCATTGCTCGCCGAGCAGGTGCGCTATGCCGTGCTGGATGAGGCCCAACTCAGTCGCCTGTCCCGCGAGCAGGAGTTCGCCGGGCTGGCGGTGGTGGGGGATATCGGTTTTCCGCAGCTGCTGCGGGTCGCCTCGCGCAGGGACTGGCCGGAGCTGGCGGCGATCATCGACATTGCCCTGCGCAGCCTGCCGGCCAAGGATCTCGATCAGCTCCACGAGCGCTGGCTGCAGCCCAAGTATCCGCGCCTGGGCGAGTCCGCGGGCTTCTGGCAGAACCTCAGCCTGCTGCTGGGTGTATTGCTGCTGACCGCTGCGGCCATCATCGCCTGGCTGCGTCGGCAGCGGCGTCGGCTGGAGCGGCAATTGCTGGATGCCCGCCATGCCCTGCAATTGCGCGAAGCGGCCGAAGAAGCCTTGCGCCTCACCCAGTTCTCCATCGATCACAGCACCCTGGGCATCCTCTGGGTGAATTGGGACAGCCATGTGCGCTACGCCAACCGTGCCGCCGAACAGATGCTCGGCTATGCGCCGGGTAGCCTGGCGGATCGCCCACTGGCCGACTTCCAGCCCGAACTGAACATGGATCGCTGGCTCGATCTCTGGCGCCGTGCGCGCAACAGCGACGAGGGGCCGCTGAGCTCCGAGACACGCTGCCTGCGCCCCGATGGAAGCTGGCTGCCGGCGGATGTGTCGCTGAGCTTCCTGCGCTTCGGCTCCTCGGAATACCTGGTGGTGTTCCTTTCCGACGCCACCGAGCGCCGCCGCGCCCGCGAGGCCCTCGAAGAGAGCGAGGCGCGCCTGAAGGGCATCGCGTCCAACGTGCCCGGCCTGGTGTTCCGCCTGGAGCGGCCGAAGGCCGGCGCGCCCTCCGATTTCGCCTTCATCGGTGAAGGCAGCGAGGGGCTGGTGGGCTACAGCGCCAGCGAGTTGCTGGACACCGGGCGTGGCATTCGCGGCCTGGTCCATCCCGACGACCGAGATGGCTATTGGGAGAGCCAGATGCGGGCGCTGGACGCCGATCGCGACTGGCACTGGCAGGGGCGCATCCTCACCCGCGACGGTGCGCTGCGCTGGGCCGATATCAAGGCCAGTGCACGGGTGTTCGATGATGGCCGCGCGGTCTGGGACGGCGTGGTCTGGGACATCACCAGCAACAAGCAGATCGAACTGGAACTGGGGGCTTCCCGTGCCCAGTTGCGCGAGCTGTCGGCGCACCTGGAAAGCGTGCGCGAGGAAGAGAAGGCGCGTATCGCCCGGGAGGTCCATGACGAACTGGGCCAGGTGCTCACGGTGCTCAAGCTGGAGACCTCCATGTGCGAACTGGCCTACGCCGGACTTGACGCCGGGCTCAAGGAGCGACTGGACAGCATGAAGCGGCTGATCGCCCAGCTGTTCCAGCTGGTGCGCGATGTGGCGACGGCATTGCGGCCGCCGATCCTCGACGCCGGTATCGCCTCGGCCATCGAATGGCAGGCACGGCGCTTCGAGGCCCGCACACAGATTCCCTGCCTGGTGGAAGTGCCCGAACAGCTGCCGCAGTTGTCCGATGCCAAGGCGGTGGGCCTGTTCCGCGTGCTGCAGGAAGCGCTGACCAACGTCATGCGCCATGCCGAGGCGCATACTGTCGCGGTTCGCCTCAGCGAGGAGGACGACATGATCTGCCTGCGCATCAGCGACGATGGCCGTGGTTTCGATACCGGCGCCAAGGGCGGCGGATCATTCGGCCTGGTGGGCATGCGCGAGCGCGTGCTGATGCTGGGCGGCAGTCTGCAGATCGAGAGCCAGCCGGGCGAGGGCACCACCCTCTGCGTGCGCGTGGCGTTGGATAAGGAGAAAGTGGCGTGA
- the murU gene encoding N-acetylmuramate alpha-1-phosphate uridylyltransferase MurU, with the protein MKAMILAAGKGERMRPLTLHTPKPLVRVADTPLIEFHLRALADAGFRELVINHAWLGQQIEDYLGDGARFGLSIRYSAEGEPLETGGGIYRALPLLGDDPFLVVNGDVWTDFDFRHLRQPLDGLAHLVLVDNPAHHPHGDFRLDGDRVSDAVQGEPSLTYSGIAVLHPRLFADCRPGAFKLAPLLRQAMAAGQVSGERFMGRWVDVGTHERLAEVERLLTAEA; encoded by the coding sequence ATGAAGGCCATGATCCTTGCCGCGGGCAAGGGCGAGCGCATGCGCCCCCTGACCCTGCATACCCCGAAACCGCTGGTGCGCGTTGCCGACACCCCGCTCATCGAGTTCCATTTGCGGGCGCTGGCGGACGCCGGTTTTCGCGAGCTGGTGATCAACCATGCCTGGCTCGGCCAGCAGATCGAGGATTACCTGGGCGATGGCGCACGCTTTGGCCTGTCCATCCGCTATTCCGCCGAGGGTGAGCCCCTGGAAACCGGCGGCGGCATCTACCGTGCGCTGCCGCTGCTGGGAGATGACCCCTTCCTGGTGGTGAATGGCGATGTCTGGACCGACTTCGACTTCCGCCACCTGCGTCAACCGTTGGACGGCCTGGCCCACCTGGTGCTGGTGGACAACCCTGCTCACCATCCGCATGGCGACTTCCGCCTGGACGGCGACCGGGTGAGCGATGCGGTGCAAGGGGAGCCCAGTCTCACCTACAGCGGCATCGCCGTGCTCCATCCGCGCCTGTTCGCCGACTGCCGACCCGGTGCCTTCAAGCTGGCGCCGCTGCTGCGCCAGGCCATGGCTGCCGGCCAGGTGAGCGGGGAGCGCTTCATGGGGCGCTGGGTGGATGTCGGCACCCACGAGCGCCTGGCGGAAGTCGAACGCCTGCTGACGGCGGAGGCCTGA